Proteins found in one Methanobacterium sp. genomic segment:
- a CDS encoding zinc-ribbon domain-containing protein: protein MIRCPQCGTGNKENSNFCEVCGERLKHLSNFCPECGKENVEIANFCENCGSRLETPKSWKLGSKVQDKKIPDLKANISGNNPAKKVSLDLTPAESLMILDHKKYGRKNSLKELLKVTLMDLIFKDVFKLEVQEIEEGNKKVKKIYLEEGKNFNMPLKPHEEVFKKYLPPITDKKRFQTLQGRVYRNAVRYDYVNKRLLKPLYSDGFFTIKKSFLRKKCTLSDKGLESQKIIKQLKSYGKNLENWIETDPEKAKTYLLIGGSNIFLTDKRNFNWFKNNHKRIGALFSHKKSHKKIPDLDDFFECLWYSAFISGSENVDIDNIGDIFSDFDIFDVFDSIDAGDSGFDGFSDEGFDGGSEGGLWDLFDGDGFDGGDDGGGGD from the coding sequence TTGATCAGATGTCCTCAATGTGGAACAGGTAATAAAGAAAATTCAAATTTCTGTGAAGTATGCGGAGAAAGATTAAAACATCTCTCCAATTTTTGTCCAGAATGCGGTAAAGAGAATGTTGAGATTGCAAATTTTTGCGAAAATTGCGGGTCCCGTTTAGAAACGCCTAAATCATGGAAATTAGGTTCAAAAGTTCAGGATAAAAAAATACCTGATTTAAAGGCAAATATTTCTGGAAATAATCCAGCTAAAAAAGTTTCACTGGATTTAACTCCTGCAGAATCACTCATGATTTTGGATCATAAAAAATATGGGCGCAAGAATTCACTAAAAGAACTATTGAAAGTGACTTTAATGGACCTTATTTTTAAAGATGTTTTTAAATTAGAGGTTCAGGAAATTGAGGAAGGTAACAAAAAAGTTAAGAAAATTTACCTGGAAGAGGGAAAAAACTTCAACATGCCTCTTAAACCTCATGAAGAAGTATTCAAAAAATATTTACCTCCTATAACGGATAAAAAGAGATTTCAAACGCTTCAAGGGCGAGTTTATCGTAATGCAGTTCGGTATGATTATGTGAATAAAAGACTGCTCAAACCATTGTATTCAGACGGGTTTTTTACCATAAAAAAGAGTTTTTTACGAAAAAAATGTACATTAAGCGATAAAGGATTAGAATCGCAGAAAATAATTAAACAATTAAAAAGTTATGGGAAAAATCTGGAAAACTGGATAGAAACAGATCCGGAAAAAGCAAAAACGTATCTGTTAATCGGCGGTTCAAATATATTTTTAACAGATAAACGCAACTTTAACTGGTTTAAGAATAATCATAAAAGGATTGGGGCATTGTTTTCACATAAAAAATCACATAAAAAAATTCCTGATCTGGACGATTTTTTTGAATGTTTATGGTATTCTGCATTTATATCTGGCTCAGAAAATGTCGACATCGATAACATTGGTGACATATTTTCAGATTTTGATATATTCGATGTATTTGATTCAATAGATGCCGGCGACTCTGGATTTGACGGATTTTCTGATGAAGGATTCGATGGAGGCTCTGAAGGCGGATTATGGGATTTATTTGATGGGGATGGATTCGATGGAGGTGATGACGGAGGAGGAGGCGATTAG
- a CDS encoding helix-turn-helix domain-containing protein yields the protein MNEISTDLIESLKTMGLTEYEAKVYSALVLFERAEVKRVYEYLNVPKPSVYMSLKGLMDKGLVMRVSSKPAIYKAIPPKIALKNLAEVHKNAEKNALLELEQLEKSNMEMESDEIIWTLFGENNVENSMEELIGKAHSSMKLILTDDYLDFLSFATYKDLEIELLTFGKDTSIAKRYGLNNLTVHDGYGIDVSNFGDLSKYLINLPLPPEQYSKFIFILIDDEEFMYVPPYPGKTKSGITSKNPYLINLINLLFGAVWEHTPEIQLE from the coding sequence ATGAATGAAATATCAACTGACCTTATAGAATCCCTTAAGACAATGGGGCTTACTGAGTATGAAGCTAAGGTGTACTCTGCATTAGTTTTATTTGAGCGAGCAGAGGTTAAAAGGGTTTATGAATATCTTAATGTGCCTAAACCCAGCGTATACATGAGTTTAAAAGGTTTAATGGATAAGGGTCTGGTCATGAGGGTTAGTTCAAAGCCTGCGATTTATAAGGCTATTCCTCCTAAAATAGCCCTTAAAAATCTTGCAGAGGTCCATAAAAATGCAGAGAAAAATGCACTTCTTGAACTGGAGCAGCTTGAAAAGAGTAATATGGAAATGGAAAGTGATGAAATTATATGGACTCTTTTTGGTGAAAATAACGTGGAAAATAGCATGGAAGAGTTAATAGGTAAAGCTCATAGCTCTATGAAACTTATTCTTACTGATGATTACCTTGATTTTCTCTCTTTTGCAACCTATAAGGATTTAGAAATAGAATTATTGACTTTTGGAAAAGATACGAGTATTGCTAAACGATATGGATTAAATAATTTAACAGTACATGATGGATATGGAATAGATGTTTCTAATTTCGGTGATCTTTCTAAATACTTGATTAATCTTCCTTTACCTCCTGAACAGTATTCTAAATTTATATTTATACTAATTGATGATGAAGAATTTATGTATGTACCTCCTTACCCCGGAAAGACAAAATCGGGCATTACATCTAAAAATCCATACCTTATAAACCTTATAAATCTATTATTTGGTGCAGTATGGGAACATACTCCTGAAATTCAGCTAGAATAA
- a CDS encoding LysE family translocator, with the protein MIKLLIAGITLGLYAGFSPGPLLVLVISQTLKHGYREGVKVAFAPIITDLPTILITVLFLSLISSYTSILGVISITGGVYLGYLAYESFKTRGLTENVAVENPNSLIKGVTANLLNPSPYLFWITIGGPIIINTYNKSVLSPILFIISFYALLVSSKIVLAYAAGKSRDFIKGMTYIWIMRVLGVVLVIFAFYFLNQGIQLLLG; encoded by the coding sequence ATGATCAAACTACTAATCGCCGGAATAACCCTCGGCCTCTACGCCGGCTTCTCACCAGGCCCTCTTCTCGTCCTTGTAATCTCACAAACACTAAAACACGGCTACAGAGAAGGAGTAAAAGTAGCATTCGCCCCCATAATCACCGATCTACCAACCATATTAATAACTGTACTGTTTTTATCATTAATCTCAAGTTACACTTCAATTTTAGGAGTTATTTCCATTACAGGCGGAGTATATCTTGGCTATCTGGCTTATGAAAGCTTTAAAACAAGAGGTTTAACTGAAAACGTTGCCGTTGAAAACCCCAATTCCCTTATAAAGGGCGTAACCGCCAATTTACTGAACCCGTCCCCTTATTTATTCTGGATCACTATCGGAGGCCCTATCATAATTAATACTTATAATAAAAGTGTTTTATCTCCAATTTTGTTTATAATTAGTTTTTATGCTCTTTTAGTGAGTTCAAAAATAGTTCTGGCTTATGCCGCCGGGAAATCAAGAGATTTCATAAAGGGCATGACTTATATTTGGATAATGCGAGTTCTTGGGGTTGTTCTTGTGATATTTGCATTTTATTTCCTAAATCAGGGTATTCAACTCTTACTGGGATAA
- a CDS encoding metalloregulator ArsR/SmtB family transcription factor, with protein MDTKKMAKVFKALSNPNRLELYLQIVKAHETCYEANCGCFISDIAKSLNIGAPTISHHLKELANAELIFTERKGKFVVARVNEEMVNEVNELLKLHQSE; from the coding sequence ATGGATACAAAAAAAATGGCAAAAGTTTTCAAAGCGCTTTCAAATCCCAATAGGTTAGAACTATACCTGCAAATTGTTAAAGCACATGAAACCTGTTATGAGGCAAACTGCGGATGTTTTATCAGTGATATCGCTAAATCCTTAAATATTGGAGCCCCCACCATCTCTCATCACCTTAAAGAACTGGCAAATGCTGAATTAATCTTTACTGAAAGAAAAGGCAAATTCGTCGTTGCAAGAGTTAATGAAGAAATGGTTAATGAAGTTAATGAACTTTTAAAGCTGCATCAAAGTGAATAA
- a CDS encoding flavodoxin family protein yields MKTAIIYKSVHRGNTKKIAEAIAKPLNADLFDLKDFSKDIIKKYDLIGFGSGIYYYRPHKKLRKFVEELDNVEDKKAFVFSTSGDGRSMGWLEKKLSSKGFNVLDEFYCKGFDTFGPYKLVGGMNKGKPDEKDLKNAMKFADNLKI; encoded by the coding sequence ATGAAAACTGCGATAATTTACAAGTCCGTACACCGCGGTAACACTAAAAAAATTGCTGAAGCTATTGCAAAGCCCCTTAATGCTGATCTATTTGATTTAAAAGACTTTAGCAAGGACATTATTAAAAAATATGATTTAATTGGATTCGGTTCTGGAATATATTACTACCGACCTCATAAAAAGCTAAGAAAGTTTGTTGAAGAGTTAGATAATGTGGAAGACAAAAAAGCCTTTGTATTTTCAACCAGTGGCGATGGAAGATCCATGGGATGGTTAGAAAAGAAATTATCAAGTAAAGGTTTCAATGTCTTAGATGAATTTTATTGTAAAGGCTTTGATACATTTGGACCTTATAAGCTTGTGGGAGGGATGAATAAAGGAAAACCAGATGAAAAGGACCTTAAAAATGCAATGAAATTTGCAGATAATTTGAAAAT